The proteins below come from a single Stomoxys calcitrans chromosome 1, idStoCalc2.1, whole genome shotgun sequence genomic window:
- the LOC131996970 gene encoding uncharacterized protein LOC131996970 yields MNNSKTIKKTTPKQFEALVDFMCQNPNIAKGYHKNTDKLSIKEQWNNLQRKLNSLGPPTREAEGWMKVWADMKSSVKKKIVHNKMESRATGGGIFNQKLLTPLEEAVAGLLQINSIVSPECPSIGVQSSKRWISNSL; encoded by the exons atGAATAACAGCAAAAC GATAAAGAAAACgacaccaaaacaatttgaagCTCTTGTGGATTTTATGTGTCAAAACCCAAATATAGCTAAAGGATACCATAAAAACACAGACAAGTTGTCCATTAAAGAGCAGTGGAATAATTTGCAAAGGAAGCTGAATAGTTTAGGCCCTCCCACACGTGAGGCTGAAGGTTGGATGAAGGTATGGGCAGATATGAAGAGCAGCGTTAAGAAGAAAATCGTGCACAATAAGATGGAAAGCCGTGCAACTGGTGGAGGCATTTTCAACCAGAAGTTGTTGACACCTTTGGAGGAGGCAGTAGCAGGACTACTGCAAATCAATTCTATTGTAAGTCCAGAATGCCCATCCATCGGTGTTCAAAGCTCAAAGCGgt GGATTTCAAATTCACTATGA
- the LOC131996968 gene encoding putative nuclease HARBI1 — MLSVANFSSSDEEDETNAYNLICYRRQIRIQSNIFSLPSSKFVSNFRLNKASFRYVLRTISQKLRDPSRSTCVPKTLRLAATLRILAEGSYQKGAGNDFNVGLAQPTMSCVFHECIDAMYSELCSKWITFKMSEREKMEIKEHFYGQTRFPGVIGCIDGTHIKILAPTLSERWKYYNRKGFYSLNVMVVCDHKLRIRYISPSHPGSAHDSLVWNVSDLKAYLAERYNNGERNTWLLGDAGYPLEPYLITPFRAAEEGSAESRFNTVHSKARNIVERTIGVAKNRFRCLLGARQLHYSPEMAAKITAVCAALHNIC; from the exons atgctaAGTGTTGCAAATTTTTCATCTTCTGACGAAGAAGACGAAACCAATGCTTATAATCTTATTTGTTATCGCAGGCAGATAAGAATTCAGTCAAACATATTTTCTCTTCCAAGTTCAAA attTGTAAGCAATTTTAGACTGAACAAAGCGTCTTTTCGGTACGTTCTAAGGACAATTTCACAAAAACTTCGTGATCCCTCCAGATCAACATGTGTGCCTAAAACTTTGCGGCTGGCAGCAACACTAAGAATACTCGCGGAAGGTAGCTACCAAAAAGGAGCAGGAAACGATTTCAACGTGGGCCTGGCACAACCCACAATGAGTTGTGTCTTTCACGAGTGCATAGATGCGATGTATAGCGAACTTTGCTCCAAATGGATTACATTCAAAATGAGCGAAAGGGAAAAGATGGAAATAAAGGAACATTTCTATGGCCAAACGAGGTTTCCGGGCGTAATTGGCTGTATTGATGGCACCCATATAAAGATTTTGGCTCCAACTCTATCAGAACGTTGGAAATACTATAATAGAAAGGGATTTTATAGCTTAAATGTGATGGTG GTCTGTGATCATAAACTAAGAATACGTTATATTTCACCAAGCCATCCAGGTTCAGCACACGATTCGTTGGTATGGAATGTTAGTGATCTTAAAGCATATCTTGCAGAACGATATAATAACGGAGAAAGAAACACATGGCTTTTAG GTGATGCAGGATATCCACTAGAACCATATTTAATCACCCCCTTTAGGGCAGCAGAAGAAGGCAGTGCTGAGTCTCGATTTAACACAGTACATTCAAAAGCAAGAAATATTGTGGAAAGAACAATTGGTGTTGCAAAAAATAGATTCCGCTGCCTGCTTGGTGCGAGACAGTTGCATTATTCTCCAGAAATGGCCGCGAAGATTACCGCAGTTTGTGCAGCTTTACATAATATATGC